GTAGTACTGTTGGTCCTTCTCTTCGTGCAGGAAGTGACTAAAGTGTTCGCGTTCCCACTGGCGCAGCGCCGGCAGATCTGACGCGGGCAGGCCTGACTCCAGAGCGATCCAGGCCCAGTATTCATCCTCCCGCCAGTGCGTGTCCGCGAATTCGTGAAACTGGCTCTTGATGCGGTCGCCATCCTTGTCCCAGCGGACGTAGAACACCCAGCTTGCCACTTCTACCGTGACAAAGCCGAGGGCCTTCCAATAGGAACCAGCGTAGACCTGGCCGGCGCCGGGTATTGCCGCTGAGGCCAATCCGCCGAGCAGCGGAGACTTCTGCCCCCCTTTGGCATTGTCCCTGTGCTTCTCCGGTGCGAGCGCCCCGCGCAGCCACGGGCTGAGCAACGCAGCGTGAAACGTGCGCTCATCACCAGTCACGCCCAAGCGCTGCCTTTGAAGAAGCGAGTTCTGCGCCGCCGCTTCTTCTACTGCCCCTGCAACCCAACAGCAGACGGCCATTACGAGCAGGAACGTGCGGGTCATCGGCTCATGTCCTCCTTGCCGCTATTCCCAGAATGCGAAGGCAAGACCAAAGTGATAGCGCCATTGCTGGCCATGACGAAGGCCGGTGGACGCGTTGGTGAAACCGTCCAGGCCATAGGCAGCGCTCAGCCAAAGGCGCGTCGGGTAGCCGTAGAACGAGAACGCCTCAAGACGGAGCTCCACGCCTACGTCGCGCTTGAATTCCTTCGGCTCGAGCCGCCCATTGAAGGCGTTGCCCCAGTCGGCAAAAGCCCCCGCGTACAGTTTGTCCATGGTCACCTGGAGGACCTTGCGCTTGATGGTCCTCCACAAGGGGAAACGGTAGTTCAAGGTGGCCACCAACATCTTCCGGCCTTCGATGCTGTAGTAGGAGTAGCCACGCATCCCGTCCAAGCCGCCGGCGAAAAAGTTAAAGAAACTGTCCACCGGGCGGTCAATGTAGCCGGCGCGCAGGCGCAGGCCTAAGGCGTGTCGACTTACGGGGACGCGCAAGTACTCCTGCCAGTCCAGCTGGACGGAGTTGTAGTTGTACGGCGTGTACATCTCCTGCACAGTACCGTACGGGTTGTCGGTGGAAAAATCCTCAAAGAACTTGTTGAACTCGTAGCGGTACATGAACCTGATCTTTCGCCCAGCCGCCGGGGCGATCTCGCTCGCCACTGCGCGACGGACCAGGTCGACCTCGCAGTCGACGCCGACCCGATTGCCGATGAAATAAGTGTTGGCGGGCGACCACCACCGCTTGTTTTGAAAGTAAAAGTCAGCGATCTTGCTCGTGTACTGCGCGTGCGAAAAGACCGGCCTGACCAAGAGCGCATCGAACAGCCAGTAGCGGCACCCGATCTCCGCTTCCAACACGTCGAAGCGCAGCTTCACCGGCAACAGCGGCTCGCCCTCCAGGATTTCGATGCGTTCGTCCATGTGCAGCGAGAATGCGTAGAGCTCCAGGAACAGCGTGGGCGCGAAACGCCGGTACTCAAAAATGGCAAACGCATCGAAATCGCGAGCCAGGTTCACTCCGAACCCGCCGAGCAGTGAGTACCGGTCAACCATGTCCGACGAGTAGAAATAGCTCCCCACCTTCAGGCGCCCGTAATCAAGCATGATGCGGGGGAGGAAGGCAAGCTGCGAATAGGCCATGCGGTACGGCCGCGCTGACGGTGCACGAGATGAGTCTGGCGGACTGGCAGCAGAGATTGGCGGCGAGGAGTTAGAACCCTCGCTGCGTAACCACGGCAAGGGAAAAGCCGCCACCGGCGGCCGCGATGAAAGCTCTTGCAGCGCAACCTTGTAGCCGTCTGCACGAAAAGAAGAATAGAGCAACTCGCCCGCGTCGTTGACGTCCGGCATAAAGGCGCCACCTTCAACATTGGTCAGCTGCTCGATTATCGTGCCTGCCACGTCGACCCGGTAGATGTTGAATATCCCGGTGCGAACCCAGCTAAAGTAGACCCACTGGCCGTCGGGGGAGAAGTGAGGGTCGCGCGCCTCCCCTTCGTCGATCAGCACGCGCATCGACCCTGAGGCCACCTCCATGAGCACGATGCTCCGCCCATGAGCCTTTCCCTGGGCGAAGACCAGACTCCTGCCATCCGGTGACCAGCGAGGCCCGTAGATTGTCTCTCCGTCCTTGTTGGTCGTTAGGTAGCGGAGCCCTGTGCCGTCCGCGCGCAGCGTGCAGAGATTATCGGTCCCGTCTCTGCTTACCACACACGCCAGGAGCTCGCCGTCCGGGGACCAGTCTGGGTCCCGCGCGCGGAGGGCATTGGTGAGACGAGTTTCGCGCTTGCGGCTCAGGTCGTAGACATGGAGGTCGAAGAGCCGCGAGCCATGCGCACACACACGCCGCCGCGCATAGACCAACCGCGTGCCTTCCGGCGACCAAGAAAGCTGGCCCTGCACGCCACGAGCTATCCCCCGCTGCGCAGCGGTGGTGCGGTCGTACACAAAAAGGGTCGTCTGGCTGAGATAATCGCGGTCACCCGTCCCCACATAGGCGAAACGCTGGCCATCCGGGGCCCACGCCGGGGAGACATTGCTGATGCCTTCCTTCACGAGCAGCTCGCCCTCCGCGCGATTCTGCCGCACAGGCGCCAGCTGTTCCTCGTAGCGCTCCTTCAGCCACGAGACCCATTCGGCGTAGAGCTGCTTTTCAGACATTCCCAGCACCCGCTGCACCGCCCCGTTCATGGTGAACTGGAATGGCTGACGAAGCACTGCGCAGAGGCGAGACAATACCTCCTCGCCAAACCGCTCCACGATGTACCGGACTAAGGAGTAACCCTGATTGTACACCCGCTCATTGCCTAAGCTGTTGTTGCCAAAGACGCCCATGGCGTCCAAGGAAAGAAGGTTGCCGCTGATAACTGCCGTGCGGAGCACCATGTCTCGGTGCGCGTCCCAGGTGTCGTGCCTCAGCGAGGAAAGCTGGTGCTGCGCCATGCCCTCGGCGAACCACATGGGGACTATGGTCATCGGCAACGGGTAGGAGACAATGCGGTCCGGGAAACCCAACACGACATCAGGACGCCGCTCATCTTCGCGGCCGATGGCCTGGAGGTAGAAAGCAGGGACGCGTCGCGTGATCTTGCGCGCTGCGCCGAGGGAGATCAGATGGCAGAACTCGTGTGTGACCACGTTGGGCAGCCAGTCGTGGGTGCCGCGCAACTCAAAGTCCATAGGTGGCGCCCAGATTTCCACCTTGTTGTCGTAGTAGTACGCAGCCCCGTTGGAGTTGTCATCATAGTCCTTGATGATAAAGTGCACCTTGCCGTCAGGTCGGTATCCGTAGAGTTCAGTGACTGGGCCGTAGATTTGCTCGGCGATGCGCGCCACCTCCCGGGCGGTGCGCTCTGTCCCCTCGTGAAAATGCACGGCAAAGTGCGCAGTTTCCAAGGTGTACCAGGAGAGCTCCGGGTGATTGTACTCGGCTTCCTGTGCCCACGTTTGGGCAAAAGAGAGCGCTGCGCCGGCCAAAGCGCAGGCAAGCCACTTTGTCAATACTGTCGGCACGCCTCGGCTCACGACCCTACCTCACCACCGCGATTCTCACAAATTCGACCTGGCGGGTGTTCCCCTTGACCGCCTCAAATCGGCCCAGATAGACCCCCGCCTGCACCTGGTCGAGTCGCCATTCCACCTCGTTGTCGCCCGTCGAGTGGACAGTGCCGCGCAGCTCCGTGACCATTTCGCCGAGGAGGTCGTACACACGGATTCCCACCAGGTCGACAGGCTCAACCAGCTGGTAGCGCAAGAACACTCTGTCTCCTGCGCTGGGGTTGGGATAGCAGTACACCGACTTGTCTACGAACAGGCGCCCCCGTTTCTTCTCCGGCACTGTAGGCACCACAAGCCTGCCGTGGTGACTGGCGTTGCCACGATACTGAGGCCAAGGGGCAGAGTTCGCCTCCGTTCTGCCATCAGTGCGCCAGGCGTAGAGATAGCCGTCGCTGCTCATGGCTACCAGCTCCAATTTGCCGTCACCGTCAAGATCGTGCAGAGCCGGCGCCATTGTGACCTTTTCCCCTACGGAGAAGGCCAACTCCGGAGAGGTCTTCCCGCCTTGGGCGAACGCTGCGACGCCCTTGCCGGGCAGGTAGGCGACGAACTCAGGACTTCCGTCGCCATCCACATCGCCTGCGACGGGAGGCGATGGTACTGACCCCGACGCAGTGCCAGGCGACAGGGGAACGCTCAGGTCGTTTGCCACCACCGCGGTTGCGTCATAGCCAAACAGGCCAGCGGTGGTTGCCAGGACCACTTCCGGCGCTCCATCGCGGTCTACGTCGCCTGCAGCCGCTCCCGGCAACGCCGTGCCGCGAGCTGGCCCAGGCCCGCTGACGAGCGCCCCATCGCCCAGACGGAGCGAAAAGAGCCTTCCGTCCGCTTGGACCACTATCACCTCCTGATGCCCATCGCCGTCCGTATCCGCAAGGACGGGTTCGCTCCACTTGGTCGTTCCCCGAGGGCTTTGACGCCACACGGCCTCGCCAGTCTCGCTCACCAGCGCCACGCCTCCGCTCGCCGAGGTGGCCACCACCTGTTGGCCTGTCCATGCCAAACCGGTTAGCGGCTCGGAGAAGAGAGTCGCTGACCATTCCGCGGCGAGCTCCCCATTCTTCCATGAAAAAGCCTGGAGTACTCCGTCGGCGGTGCCAACGTAGGCGCATGGTTTCCCACCCGAGACGAGCATCAATTCTGAGGTAGGAGGAGAGCCCACCGTAGCTGCCGAAGCAAGGTCTGCCCTGCCGTCATGGTCGCGGTCGGCAACACGCCAGGCGACCACTTCTCCGGAGGCAAATGCCGCCAGCACTTCAACCCTGCCGTCGCCGTCGATGTCTGCCAGGGCCGGGGCAGAGGCCATCTGCTGGGGCCACTCCGCGAACAAGGCCACCTCTTGGCAAAGTGTATCACCGCTCAGCGTGGTCGAACATCTCTTCGCGTCGTTGGCGACGACTTTGCTGCCGTCGCCGAACCAGGCAAAGAGCTGCCCGTCGAGGGTGGCGGCCACGATAAGCGTGGTGTCACTCTCCTGCCGCAGTGGTGCCACAGCCAGTCCGGCGCTCTCTTGACCAACCCCGAAAAACCGCGGAAAACCAGGCACCAACGCCTCGTGGCGCACGGCGAAGGTCATCACCGAGTCGAGGTCCGAGAAAGATGAGAGCACGATCTTGGTATCGGCCCCGCTGTAGGCCCTGGTGTTAGGCATTGTGGACGGCCCAAAAATGACCTCTGGAGCGGAGTTGGCCTTTTTGTGCGACTCGTTGCCGCTCCACCAAGGGTCCCAGAAATCTCCTGCGTCGTAGCCGTAGGTGGGGAACCCGAAGTAGTAGCCGATGT
The sequence above is drawn from the Calditrichota bacterium genome and encodes:
- a CDS encoding PD40 domain-containing protein, with product MPTVLTKWLACALAGAALSFAQTWAQEAEYNHPELSWYTLETAHFAVHFHEGTERTAREVARIAEQIYGPVTELYGYRPDGKVHFIIKDYDDNSNGAAYYYDNKVEIWAPPMDFELRGTHDWLPNVVTHEFCHLISLGAARKITRRVPAFYLQAIGREDERRPDVVLGFPDRIVSYPLPMTIVPMWFAEGMAQHQLSSLRHDTWDAHRDMVLRTAVISGNLLSLDAMGVFGNNSLGNERVYNQGYSLVRYIVERFGEEVLSRLCAVLRQPFQFTMNGAVQRVLGMSEKQLYAEWVSWLKERYEEQLAPVRQNRAEGELLVKEGISNVSPAWAPDGQRFAYVGTGDRDYLSQTTLFVYDRTTAAQRGIARGVQGQLSWSPEGTRLVYARRRVCAHGSRLFDLHVYDLSRKRETRLTNALRARDPDWSPDGELLACVVSRDGTDNLCTLRADGTGLRYLTTNKDGETIYGPRWSPDGRSLVFAQGKAHGRSIVLMEVASGSMRVLIDEGEARDPHFSPDGQWVYFSWVRTGIFNIYRVDVAGTIIEQLTNVEGGAFMPDVNDAGELLYSSFRADGYKVALQELSSRPPVAAFPLPWLRSEGSNSSPPISAASPPDSSRAPSARPYRMAYSQLAFLPRIMLDYGRLKVGSYFYSSDMVDRYSLLGGFGVNLARDFDAFAIFEYRRFAPTLFLELYAFSLHMDERIEILEGEPLLPVKLRFDVLEAEIGCRYWLFDALLVRPVFSHAQYTSKIADFYFQNKRWWSPANTYFIGNRVGVDCEVDLVRRAVASEIAPAAGRKIRFMYRYEFNKFFEDFSTDNPYGTVQEMYTPYNYNSVQLDWQEYLRVPVSRHALGLRLRAGYIDRPVDSFFNFFAGGLDGMRGYSYYSIEGRKMLVATLNYRFPLWRTIKRKVLQVTMDKLYAGAFADWGNAFNGRLEPKEFKRDVGVELRLEAFSFYGYPTRLWLSAAYGLDGFTNASTGLRHGQQWRYHFGLAFAFWE
- a CDS encoding T9SS type A sorting domain-containing protein — encoded protein: MRIRDRKVHFSKLLLLAQVAQLGLLAGTPVAANHPVRPRMVVTGAPDQDLLGVRSGQRAARHLRILVLRAQFQRDELATTTGDGTFDLRTASEVAIDPPPHNRTYFDNQLRALAHYYRTVSNGKLTLSWEVWPQGEEESYQLPREMKYYSGSGEAATKETGWAHLLADAVQAADSADAIDFSQFDCLMVFHAGVGADFELDLDPTPYDIQSAFVNLSTLRAALGGGDPLYRGIPVNQGRSFVKEGIILPETESQEGYEIGLLGPMAMLLGAQLGLPSLNDTDKNRPGIGRWGLMDQGSMNLQGLVPAQPCAWSKVFLGWEEPVELRGYQSSVPVAAALAKSAPRIYKIPIDAKEYFLVENRQRDLNRDGRVVCRDALGRRVEILEDGRLLPTGWSGTIVQVDEYDFGLPGSGILIWHVDERVIEAGYADNRVNVQAGHRGVDLEECDAAQDIGYYFGFPTYGYDAGDFWDPWWSGNESHKKANSAPEVIFGPSTMPNTRAYSGADTKIVLSSFSDLDSVMTFAVRHEALVPGFPRFFGVGQESAGLAVAPLRQESDTTLIVAATLDGQLFAWFGDGSKVVANDAKRCSTTLSGDTLCQEVALFAEWPQQMASAPALADIDGDGRVEVLAAFASGEVVAWRVADRDHDGRADLASAATVGSPPTSELMLVSGGKPCAYVGTADGVLQAFSWKNGELAAEWSATLFSEPLTGLAWTGQQVVATSASGGVALVSETGEAVWRQSPRGTTKWSEPVLADTDGDGHQEVIVVQADGRLFSLRLGDGALVSGPGPARGTALPGAAAGDVDRDGAPEVVLATTAGLFGYDATAVVANDLSVPLSPGTASGSVPSPPVAGDVDGDGSPEFVAYLPGKGVAAFAQGGKTSPELAFSVGEKVTMAPALHDLDGDGKLELVAMSSDGYLYAWRTDGRTEANSAPWPQYRGNASHHGRLVVPTVPEKKRGRLFVDKSVYCYPNPSAGDRVFLRYQLVEPVDLVGIRVYDLLGEMVTELRGTVHSTGDNEVEWRLDQVQAGVYLGRFEAVKGNTRQVEFVRIAVVR